The following are encoded together in the Phenylobacterium sp. NIBR 498073 genome:
- the bioD gene encoding dethiobiotin synthase — MRQLFVTGAHTDVGKTYVACAMLRAARAKGLSVAALKPAVSGIDEADWAQSDPGRLLAAMGRPLTLAELDAIAPLRFTAPLSPPMAARREGVDLRISTLTDFCRAGLAASAADLMLVEGAGGVMSPMAEDGTGLDLMATLGLPSVVVGGSYLGAISHTLTAIETLRARGLPIAAVVVSQSGEPDAPDFAQTVDSVAAFAGEVRIIAAARGEELWARELV; from the coding sequence ATGCGCCAGCTGTTCGTCACCGGCGCCCATACCGACGTCGGCAAGACCTATGTCGCCTGCGCCATGCTGCGCGCGGCCCGCGCCAAGGGCCTGAGCGTCGCGGCGCTGAAGCCGGCGGTGAGCGGGATAGACGAGGCCGACTGGGCGCAGAGCGATCCGGGACGGCTGCTGGCGGCGATGGGCCGGCCGCTGACCCTGGCCGAGCTGGACGCCATCGCGCCGCTGCGCTTCACCGCCCCGCTGTCGCCGCCGATGGCCGCGCGGCGCGAGGGCGTGGACCTGCGGATCTCGACCCTGACCGACTTCTGCCGGGCCGGACTGGCGGCCAGCGCCGCGGACCTGATGCTGGTCGAGGGCGCCGGCGGGGTGATGTCGCCGATGGCCGAGGACGGCACCGGCCTCGACCTGATGGCGACGCTCGGCCTGCCCAGCGTGGTGGTCGGCGGATCGTATCTTGGCGCGATCAGCCATACCCTGACGGCGATCGAGACCCTGCGTGCGCGCGGCCTGCCGATCGCCGCGGTGGTGGTCAGCCAGAGCGGCGAGCCGGACGCGCCGGACTTCGCCCAGACGGTGGACAGCGTGGCCGCCTTCGCCGGCGAGGTGAGGATCATCGCCGCCGCGCGGGGCGAGGAGCTCTGGGCGCGCGAGCTGGTCTGA
- the nhaA gene encoding Na+/H+ antiporter NhaA, with amino-acid sequence MARRLTLDFLKTETASGVILTTAALLAVALANSPWADHYFAFIKHEITIQIGAFHEAKPVYRWIKEGLMAIFFFVVGLEIKHEILRGELSNPRRLALPVLAALGGMIAPAGVYLMLNLGQGGAPQGWPTPTATDIAFALAALAVAGPRLPSSLRIFLLTLAIADDLGAVALIAILFTSEVNMYALGGAAASIALMALMSKWKSAPYLFYAACFALAWAFCLKSGVNTSLAGVAAAMTVPIDPRKPGHEGPLKHFMESLHPYVAYLILPLFAFAAAGFSFQGLSLSTLANPVPLGIAMGLFVGKQIGVFGFSAAVIGLKLARRPTGAKWLELYGVSLLCGVGFTMSLFIGGLAFDPNDTLAQTEVRMGVIAGSILSALVGMGVLAYAQRQRNEAND; translated from the coding sequence ATGGCGAGACGACTGACCCTGGACTTCCTGAAGACCGAAACGGCTTCAGGCGTGATCTTGACCACCGCCGCGCTGCTGGCCGTGGCGTTGGCCAACTCGCCCTGGGCCGATCACTACTTCGCCTTCATCAAGCACGAGATCACCATCCAGATCGGGGCCTTCCACGAGGCCAAGCCGGTCTACCGATGGATCAAGGAAGGCTTGATGGCGATCTTCTTCTTCGTCGTCGGGCTTGAGATCAAACACGAGATCCTGCGCGGCGAGCTATCTAATCCCCGCCGCCTGGCCCTGCCGGTGCTGGCCGCGCTCGGCGGCATGATCGCCCCGGCCGGGGTCTATCTGATGCTCAACCTCGGCCAGGGGGGCGCCCCGCAGGGCTGGCCGACCCCAACCGCCACCGACATCGCCTTCGCCCTGGCGGCGCTGGCCGTGGCCGGGCCGCGGCTGCCGTCCTCGCTGCGGATCTTCCTGCTGACCCTGGCCATCGCCGACGACCTCGGCGCGGTGGCGCTGATCGCCATTCTCTTCACCTCCGAGGTCAACATGTACGCCCTGGGCGGGGCGGCCGCCTCCATCGCCCTGATGGCGCTGATGTCGAAGTGGAAATCGGCGCCCTACCTGTTCTACGCGGCCTGTTTCGCGCTTGCCTGGGCCTTCTGCCTGAAGAGTGGGGTGAACACCTCGCTGGCTGGGGTCGCCGCGGCCATGACCGTGCCGATCGACCCGCGCAAGCCGGGCCATGAGGGGCCGCTGAAGCACTTCATGGAGAGCCTGCACCCCTATGTCGCCTACCTGATCCTGCCGCTGTTCGCCTTCGCCGCGGCCGGCTTCTCGTTCCAGGGTCTGTCGCTCTCGACCCTGGCCAACCCGGTGCCGCTCGGCATCGCCATGGGCCTGTTCGTCGGCAAGCAGATCGGCGTCTTCGGCTTCTCGGCGGCGGTGATCGGTCTGAAGCTGGCCCGCCGCCCCACCGGCGCCAAGTGGCTGGAGCTCTACGGCGTCTCGCTGCTCTGCGGCGTCGGCTTCACCATGAGTCTGTTCATCGGCGGCCTGGCCTTCGACCCCAACGACACCCTGGCCCAGACCGAGGTGCGCATGGGCGTCATCGCCGGTTCGATCCTCTCGGCGCTGGTAGGCATGGGCGTGCTCGCCTACGCCCAGCGCCAGCGCAATGAGGCCAACGACTAG
- a CDS encoding protein adenylyltransferase SelO, whose product MPVSPAYRPDPHVQDLGPVFFDPVAAADFPMTFLRFRNDRAAASVGLDALSDDEWVAHFGRFEPLPGQLSAPLAMRYHGHQFRVYNPDLGDGRGFTFAQMREVGTGRLLELGTKGSGTTPWSRAGDGRLTLKGGVREVLATAMLEALGVPTSRSFSLIETGEQLMRGDEPSPTRSSVLVRLSHSHVRFGTFQRQAYLQDAAATTRLVEHVVELYYPELGNAPDKGAALLEAVAGRAARLTARWMAAGFVHGVLNTDNMNITGESFDYGPYRFLPHNDPNFTAAYFDTAGLYSFGRQPEAVFWNLQQLAGCLAQVSPDEPLIAALNGFGPRYRRELAGALLNRLGLQRGEAAREVAFANATFRAIAQGGERLRWEPFFFDWFCGDEARALASARGDIYGGEDFAEFRELLKGFAPERPERLADPYFASPEPQELLIDEIEAIWADIAERDDWSAFHAKLAAIEAARTAWALS is encoded by the coding sequence ATGCCCGTCTCGCCCGCCTATCGCCCCGATCCGCATGTCCAGGACCTCGGACCGGTGTTCTTCGATCCGGTGGCGGCGGCCGATTTCCCGATGACTTTCCTGCGCTTCCGCAATGACCGGGCCGCGGCCAGCGTGGGACTCGACGCGCTGAGCGACGACGAATGGGTGGCGCACTTCGGCCGTTTCGAGCCGCTGCCGGGGCAGCTGAGCGCCCCTCTGGCCATGCGCTATCACGGCCACCAGTTCCGTGTTTACAACCCCGACCTTGGCGACGGCCGCGGCTTCACCTTCGCCCAGATGCGCGAGGTCGGGACCGGGCGGCTTCTGGAGCTGGGGACCAAGGGTTCAGGGACGACGCCCTGGTCGCGGGCCGGCGACGGACGGCTGACCCTGAAGGGCGGGGTGCGCGAGGTGCTGGCCACGGCGATGCTCGAGGCGCTGGGCGTGCCGACCTCGCGCTCGTTCTCGCTGATTGAGACCGGCGAACAGCTGATGCGCGGCGACGAGCCGAGCCCGACCCGATCCTCGGTGCTGGTGCGGCTCTCGCACAGCCACGTCCGGTTCGGGACCTTCCAGCGCCAGGCCTATCTGCAGGACGCGGCCGCCACTACGCGTCTGGTCGAGCATGTGGTCGAGCTCTACTACCCAGAGCTGGGGAACGCTCCGGACAAGGGTGCGGCGCTGCTGGAAGCCGTGGCCGGACGCGCGGCGCGGCTGACTGCGCGCTGGATGGCCGCCGGGTTCGTGCACGGGGTGCTGAATACCGACAACATGAACATCACCGGCGAGAGCTTCGACTACGGCCCCTACCGGTTCCTGCCGCACAACGACCCGAACTTCACGGCCGCCTATTTCGACACCGCCGGGCTGTACAGCTTCGGCCGCCAGCCCGAGGCGGTGTTCTGGAACCTGCAGCAGCTGGCCGGGTGCCTGGCGCAGGTCAGTCCCGACGAGCCGCTGATCGCGGCGCTGAACGGATTTGGGCCGCGCTATCGCCGGGAGTTGGCCGGGGCGCTGCTGAACCGCCTGGGGCTGCAGCGCGGCGAGGCGGCCAGGGAGGTGGCTTTCGCCAACGCCACGTTCCGCGCCATCGCCCAGGGCGGCGAGCGCCTGCGCTGGGAGCCGTTCTTCTTCGACTGGTTCTGCGGCGACGAGGCCCGGGCGCTGGCGAGCGCGCGCGGCGACATCTACGGCGGGGAGGACTTCGCCGAGTTCCGCGAACTGCTGAAGGGCTTTGCGCCCGAGCGGCCCGAGCGGCTGGCCGATCCGTACTTCGCAAGTCCTGAGCCGCAGGAACTGCTGATCGATGAGATCGAGGCGATCTGGGCGGATATCGCCGAGCGGGACGATTGGAGCGCGTTCCACGCCAAGCTGGCGGCGATCGAGGCGGCGCGGACCGCCTGGGCGCTGAGCTAG
- a CDS encoding plasmid stabilization protein: MPRGDKSKYTDKQERKADHIAQGYEARGVPEKEAERRAWATVNKDDGGGKAPGGSGRGKHTGHPAAHKGGRKGGAASAGRTAAERSASAKKAAATRKRNAEHHAAH; this comes from the coding sequence ATGCCTCGCGGAGACAAGTCGAAATACACCGACAAGCAGGAACGCAAGGCCGACCATATCGCGCAAGGCTACGAAGCCAGGGGCGTGCCCGAGAAGGAGGCCGAGCGCCGGGCCTGGGCGACGGTCAACAAGGACGACGGCGGCGGCAAGGCGCCGGGCGGTTCGGGCCGCGGCAAGCACACCGGCCATCCGGCGGCGCACAAGGGCGGTCGGAAGGGCGGGGCGGCTTCAGCCGGTCGCACAGCCGCCGAGCGCTCGGCGTCGGCCAAGAAGGCCGCGGCGACCCGCAAGCGCAACGCCGAGCATCACGCGGCGCATTGA
- a CDS encoding TetR/AcrR family transcriptional regulator, with protein sequence MALSLDTSPKDRESIILIDRFKLDGLRRREYGISMTPTPARRPVGRPRGDGRPHLTRDEALLAAARLISAEGYTGASIRMIAQALGAAPASLFNLFPNKDALLNELVVYLAAPSLDFYARLAALALPPEVALFKSLFEEAALVASVDRTLPAIFYLPELQKPQFGPAQQARAALVAHYRRLIEAGLASGALQCDLPDLAAEQMLQMSETSVLATLPASPQAQARASARFALRALLADPARLDAVEAQSSQVDLTIL encoded by the coding sequence TTGGCGTTGTCGCTCGATACGTCGCCGAAGGACCGGGAGTCAATTATTTTGATCGATCGTTTTAAATTGGACGGATTACGCCGTCGGGAGTATGGGATTTCCATGACGCCGACGCCCGCCCGTCGCCCCGTCGGCCGCCCGCGCGGCGACGGGCGGCCCCACCTGACCCGCGACGAGGCGCTCCTGGCCGCCGCGCGGCTCATCAGCGCCGAGGGCTACACCGGCGCCAGCATCCGCATGATCGCCCAGGCGCTGGGCGCGGCGCCGGCCTCGTTGTTCAATCTGTTCCCCAACAAGGACGCGCTGCTGAACGAACTGGTGGTCTATCTCGCCGCCCCTTCGCTCGATTTCTACGCGCGTCTGGCGGCCCTGGCCCTCCCGCCCGAAGTCGCGCTGTTCAAGAGCCTGTTTGAGGAAGCAGCTCTCGTCGCTTCGGTAGACCGGACGTTGCCGGCGATCTTCTACCTGCCGGAACTGCAAAAGCCGCAGTTTGGGCCGGCGCAGCAGGCGCGCGCGGCGCTGGTCGCTCACTATCGGCGGCTGATCGAGGCGGGACTGGCGAGCGGGGCGCTGCAGTGCGACCTGCCCGACCTGGCCGCTGAACAGATGCTGCAGATGAGCGAGACCAGCGTCCTGGCCACGCTGCCGGCCTCCCCTCAGGCGCAGGCCAGGGCGAGCGCCCGCTTCGCCTTGCGCGCCCTGCTCGCCGATCCCGCGCGGCTCGACGCGGTCGAGGCCCAATCTTCGCAAGTGGATCTGACGATCCTCTAG
- a CDS encoding aromatic ring-hydroxylating dioxygenase subunit alpha — protein MEASLLPGLSAEEIARSRRQLEDAWTLPAAAYVRQDIHALETERILRRSWTPLARVDQVPEPGDFIAMDLAGQPVLLVHGLDGTFRVMANVCRHRAAPVAQGTGRRKLFTCPYHAWSYDTEGRLAAAPLMEGARDFPSDDCRLTQFRSEVWEGFVMANLDPQAPPFAPQVESLRRYFEAFGVGDMVVARTLTYDSGWNWKVLVENFMEAYHHLAAHAQTLEPGFHARDSSVPDNDGPWSILHMPAAAPDPGRPRLVQGLPDWQAGALFAAVAFPHFMFALHGDGMAWYQVLPTAGDRFVLKIHVCVPRHVLEMEGADDVLAHLEQATAAIHAEDIVVNDLVWRGLNAPASGQGRLSPLERSIWQMNQWWLARMGA, from the coding sequence ATGGAAGCGAGCCTATTGCCCGGCCTCAGCGCCGAGGAGATCGCGCGGTCGCGGCGGCAGCTGGAAGACGCCTGGACGCTGCCTGCCGCCGCCTATGTGCGTCAGGATATCCATGCGCTGGAGACCGAGCGGATCCTGCGGCGCAGCTGGACGCCGCTGGCGCGTGTGGACCAGGTCCCTGAGCCCGGCGACTTCATCGCCATGGACCTGGCCGGCCAGCCGGTGCTGTTGGTGCACGGCTTGGACGGGACGTTCCGGGTGATGGCCAATGTCTGCCGTCACCGGGCCGCGCCAGTCGCGCAGGGGACGGGGCGGCGAAAGCTGTTCACCTGCCCCTATCACGCCTGGAGCTACGACACCGAAGGACGGCTGGCGGCCGCGCCGCTGATGGAGGGGGCGAGGGATTTCCCCTCCGACGACTGCCGCCTCACCCAGTTCCGCAGCGAGGTGTGGGAAGGCTTCGTGATGGCCAATCTCGACCCGCAGGCGCCCCCCTTCGCGCCGCAGGTCGAGAGCCTGCGCCGCTACTTCGAGGCGTTCGGCGTCGGCGACATGGTGGTCGCGCGAACCCTCACCTACGACAGCGGTTGGAACTGGAAGGTTCTCGTCGAGAATTTCATGGAGGCCTACCACCACCTGGCCGCCCACGCGCAGACCCTGGAACCGGGGTTTCATGCCCGGGATTCCTCGGTTCCCGACAATGACGGGCCCTGGTCAATCCTGCACATGCCGGCAGCGGCGCCCGATCCCGGCCGTCCGCGGCTGGTCCAGGGCCTGCCGGACTGGCAGGCCGGGGCGCTGTTCGCGGCGGTGGCGTTCCCGCACTTCATGTTCGCGCTGCATGGCGACGGCATGGCCTGGTACCAGGTCCTGCCCACTGCGGGCGACCGCTTCGTGCTGAAGATCCACGTCTGCGTTCCGCGCCATGTGCTCGAGATGGAGGGGGCTGACGACGTGCTGGCGCATCTGGAGCAGGCGACGGCGGCGATCCATGCTGAGGACATCGTCGTCAACGACCTCGTCTGGCGCGGCCTGAACGCACCGGCGAGCGGCCAGGGGCGACTCTCGCCGCTGGAGCGGTCGATCTGGCAGATGAACCAGTGGTGGCTGGCCCGGATGGGCGCCTAG
- a CDS encoding EamA family transporter, which translates to MTASRDRGQAQALAVLVAGAAIIGLAPILVRLADAGPAAVGFWRVAFAMPLLGLMALRTDGGVGRPNRFALLAGLAFACDLGFWHYSIHFTSVANATVLTNLTPVVVTAAAWIFLKQRPAKLFVAAVTLAVAGAWLMAVGRGAHAPGANPPLGDTLALTTALWYALYFLAISAARRSVGAARVMFWSSAASAPLLLVAAVLMGENVLPLTLGGWGAVLGLGVMHVAGQGSIAWALGRLPAATASVVVLIQPVVAALLGWLLFSEALGPLQALGGAIALFGVVLSQAASRRRA; encoded by the coding sequence ATGACGGCCTCGCGCGACCGCGGCCAGGCCCAGGCGCTGGCGGTGCTGGTCGCCGGCGCGGCGATCATCGGCCTGGCGCCGATCCTGGTGCGGCTGGCCGACGCCGGCCCGGCCGCGGTCGGCTTCTGGCGCGTGGCCTTCGCCATGCCGCTGCTCGGCCTGATGGCGCTGCGCACCGACGGCGGGGTCGGACGCCCCAACCGCTTCGCCCTGCTGGCGGGCCTGGCCTTCGCCTGCGACCTCGGCTTCTGGCACTACAGCATCCACTTCACCTCGGTGGCCAACGCCACGGTGCTGACCAACCTGACGCCAGTGGTGGTCACCGCCGCGGCCTGGATCTTCCTCAAGCAGCGGCCGGCCAAGCTGTTCGTCGCCGCCGTGACCCTGGCCGTCGCCGGCGCCTGGCTGATGGCCGTCGGACGTGGCGCCCACGCGCCCGGCGCCAACCCGCCGCTGGGCGACACCTTGGCCCTGACCACGGCGCTCTGGTACGCGCTATACTTCCTGGCCATCAGCGCCGCCCGCCGCAGCGTCGGGGCTGCGCGGGTGATGTTCTGGTCCAGCGCCGCCAGCGCCCCGCTGCTGCTGGTCGCCGCCGTCCTGATGGGCGAGAACGTCCTGCCGCTGACGCTCGGCGGCTGGGGCGCAGTCCTCGGCCTGGGGGTCATGCACGTCGCTGGCCAGGGCTCGATCGCCTGGGCGCTCGGCCGGCTGCCGGCCGCCACCGCCTCGGTGGTGGTGCTGATCCAGCCGGTGGTCGCCGCCCTGCTCGGCTGGCTGCTGTTCTCCGAAGCGCTCGGTCCGCTGCAGGCGCTGGGCGGCGCCATCGCCCTCTTCGGCGTGGTCCTGTCCCAGGCCGCCTCGCGCCGACGCGCCTAG
- the gluQRS gene encoding tRNA glutamyl-Q(34) synthetase GluQRS, whose amino-acid sequence MFVTRFAPSPTGYLHRGHAFSALTAFEAARAVGGRFILRIEDIDVTRSRREFEDAIYEDLDWLGIAWESPVRRQSEHLDDYQAALAALTADHLTYRCFRTRKELAQAAASAPHGRAETFRGGPLPPLEETERLAAGSPFAWRLSLDAAEQALAGRPLSFVEEGEGPGGEHGTVAIDPGLAGGDVVLARKDVGVAYHLAVVVDDALQGVTHVIRGQDLFEAAHVQRLLQALLDLPTPIYRHHRLLTGPDGKRFAKRDHAETLRDLRARGVSPGELRAEMGFD is encoded by the coding sequence GTGTTCGTCACCCGCTTCGCCCCCTCGCCGACCGGCTACCTGCATCGTGGCCACGCCTTTTCGGCCCTGACCGCGTTCGAGGCCGCTCGCGCCGTGGGCGGGCGCTTCATCCTGCGCATCGAGGACATCGACGTCACCCGCAGCCGGCGCGAGTTCGAGGACGCCATCTACGAGGACCTCGACTGGCTCGGCATCGCCTGGGAATCCCCGGTCCGCCGCCAGTCCGAGCATCTCGACGACTATCAAGCCGCCCTCGCCGCGCTCACCGCCGACCACCTGACCTATCGCTGCTTCCGCACCCGCAAGGAACTGGCCCAGGCCGCCGCCAGCGCCCCGCACGGGCGGGCCGAGACCTTCCGCGGCGGGCCGCTGCCGCCCCTTGAGGAAACCGAGCGCCTGGCCGCCGGCAGCCCCTTCGCCTGGCGGCTCTCGCTCGACGCCGCCGAGCAGGCCCTCGCCGGCCGCCCGCTGAGTTTCGTCGAGGAAGGCGAAGGCCCCGGCGGCGAGCATGGGACCGTCGCCATCGACCCGGGCCTGGCGGGCGGCGACGTCGTGCTGGCGCGCAAGGACGTCGGGGTCGCCTACCATCTGGCCGTCGTGGTCGACGACGCGCTGCAGGGCGTCACCCACGTGATCCGCGGACAGGATCTGTTCGAGGCCGCGCACGTCCAGCGGCTGCTGCAGGCCTTGCTCGACCTGCCGACGCCCATCTATCGCCATCATCGCCTGTTGACCGGTCCCGATGGAAAGCGTTTCGCCAAGCGCGACCACGCCGAGACGCTGCGCGACCTGCGCGCCCGCGGCGTGAGCCCCGGCGAGCTGCGAGCGGAGATGGGATTTGACTGA
- a CDS encoding TetR/AcrR family transcriptional regulator — MREAAAADNRPYHHGDLRRALIDAAQRLLESEGPTALSLRAVAREAGVSPAAPYHHFKDKSDLLEAVAHEGWDLLNDQMTQARASQTSVRDKLTSLGVAYVRFARDNPALYRVMYDCSRDKDSLPEHVHAQNDSAYCQVRDTLIEAGAGPMDEQELELATTAAWSAAHGLAEMFSFRQFDHLKESLGGDDAFLRGVFEHMGIFGKTHQG; from the coding sequence ATGAGAGAAGCTGCAGCCGCCGACAATCGCCCTTACCACCATGGCGACCTGCGCCGCGCGCTGATCGACGCGGCCCAGCGGCTGCTGGAGTCCGAGGGGCCGACGGCGCTGTCGCTGCGGGCCGTGGCGCGCGAAGCCGGGGTCAGCCCGGCCGCGCCCTACCACCACTTCAAGGACAAGAGCGATCTGCTCGAGGCCGTCGCCCACGAGGGGTGGGACCTGCTCAACGATCAGATGACCCAGGCCCGCGCCAGCCAGACCTCGGTGCGCGACAAGCTCACCTCGCTTGGCGTCGCCTATGTCCGCTTCGCCCGCGACAACCCCGCCCTCTATCGGGTGATGTACGACTGCTCGCGCGACAAGGACAGCCTGCCCGAGCACGTCCACGCGCAGAACGACAGCGCCTACTGTCAGGTGCGCGACACCCTGATCGAGGCCGGCGCCGGCCCGATGGACGAACAGGAACTCGAGCTGGCCACGACCGCGGCCTGGAGCGCGGCTCACGGCCTGGCCGAGATGTTTTCCTTCCGGCAGTTCGACCATCTGAAGGAGTCGCTGGGCGGCGACGACGCCTTCCTGCGCGGCGTGTTCGAGCACATGGGCATTTTCGGCAAGACCCACCAGGGATAA
- a CDS encoding choline kinase family protein produces MFGALATDRQEAARVALRQVAGRRSISSLSSVSGGASGAAIFRAEIEGRSYLLRVEGPELPGLPRNPHRHECARLAAEAGIAPAIRHLDETSGVMVTDFVEAQPLEAFPGGELALARALGELVHRVQSGPAFPPLVDYLELMERRLAGLVTSGRFVAGALDPHGERLAAIRLARQEEPPSLAPSHNDPNRGNILFDGQRLWLIDWESAYRNDPFVDVAIMLDSLASGPAFEAGLLEAWLGRAPNATDRRRLELARSLARLYMACFLLDIGPPAAAAAAIDALDPADVLGAIIAGRLAPGTPETAQALGRIYLSGFLTGAAVPGLAAAVSAAMGLPKASWDPPA; encoded by the coding sequence ATGTTCGGCGCGCTGGCGACTGATCGCCAGGAGGCGGCGCGCGTGGCGTTGCGACAGGTGGCCGGTCGGCGGTCGATTTCCAGCCTCTCGTCGGTATCGGGCGGTGCGTCGGGCGCAGCGATATTCCGCGCCGAGATCGAGGGGCGGAGCTATCTGCTGCGGGTGGAGGGCCCCGAGCTTCCGGGCTTGCCGCGCAATCCACATCGGCACGAATGCGCGCGGCTGGCCGCCGAGGCCGGGATCGCCCCGGCCATTCGCCATCTCGACGAGACGTCGGGGGTCATGGTGACCGACTTCGTCGAAGCGCAGCCATTGGAGGCGTTTCCAGGAGGAGAGCTGGCGCTGGCGCGGGCGCTCGGCGAGCTTGTCCATCGGGTCCAGTCCGGCCCCGCGTTCCCGCCGCTGGTCGACTATCTGGAGTTGATGGAACGACGGCTGGCAGGTCTTGTAACCTCTGGGCGGTTCGTCGCCGGGGCTCTGGACCCCCATGGTGAGCGTCTCGCGGCCATCCGGCTGGCGCGGCAGGAAGAGCCGCCGTCGCTGGCGCCGAGCCACAACGACCCCAATCGCGGCAACATCCTGTTCGACGGTCAGAGACTCTGGCTGATCGACTGGGAGTCCGCCTACCGCAACGACCCTTTCGTAGACGTCGCGATCATGCTCGACAGCCTGGCGAGCGGCCCCGCGTTCGAGGCCGGCCTGCTGGAGGCCTGGCTCGGCCGGGCCCCGAACGCGACCGATCGGCGGCGTCTGGAACTGGCCCGTTCGCTCGCGCGACTCTACATGGCCTGCTTCCTGCTCGACATCGGACCGCCGGCGGCTGCGGCCGCCGCCATCGACGCGCTGGATCCGGCCGACGTGCTAGGGGCGATCATCGCCGGCAGGCTGGCCCCGGGCACGCCCGAGACGGCGCAGGCTCTGGGGCGGATCTATCTGAGCGGCTTCCTGACTGGCGCGGCCGTGCCGGGTCTGGCCGCGGCCGTCTCCGCCGCCATGGGACTGCCGAAGGCGAGCTGGGACCCGCCTGCATAG
- a CDS encoding HNH endonuclease: MQVLNHPPSGWPCLVLNADFRPLSYYPLSLWPWQEVIKAVFLDRVDVVSTYDQEVHSPSFAMKLPSVVSLKHYVPQDRPPAFTRFNLFLRDAFSCQYCTAGEELTFDHVVPRSRGGRTTWENIVTACARCNLMKGGRTPHEAHMHPFNAPRRPSAHELQERGRRFPPHHLHKSWLDYLYWDIELEA, encoded by the coding sequence ATGCAGGTGCTTAACCACCCGCCGTCCGGCTGGCCCTGCCTTGTGCTGAATGCGGACTTCCGTCCCCTCAGCTACTATCCGCTGTCCCTCTGGCCGTGGCAGGAGGTGATCAAGGCGGTGTTCCTCGATCGCGTCGACGTCGTCTCGACCTACGATCAGGAAGTCCACTCTCCATCCTTCGCGATGAAGCTGCCCAGCGTGGTGTCGCTCAAGCACTACGTGCCGCAGGATCGGCCGCCGGCCTTCACCCGCTTCAACCTGTTCCTGCGCGATGCCTTCAGCTGCCAGTATTGCACGGCCGGCGAGGAGCTGACCTTCGACCACGTGGTGCCGCGCTCGCGCGGCGGGCGCACGACCTGGGAAAACATCGTCACGGCCTGCGCGCGCTGCAACCTGATGAAGGGCGGGCGCACCCCGCACGAGGCGCACATGCACCCGTTCAATGCGCCGCGCCGCCCGAGCGCTCACGAGCTGCAGGAGCGCGGCCGCAGGTTCCCGCCGCATCACCTGCACAAGAGCTGGCTCGACTACCTCTACTGGGACATCGAGCTGGAGGCCTAG
- a CDS encoding VOC family protein, whose amino-acid sequence MSQQPNGIHHLAFMAADIKKHIAFFSEVMGCPLVALFDMHGVPGGLHAFLRLNDHCYFSIVQLPAVADIPIELGRTHAGSGALPSAAGTLQHLAFGVETEADLIAMRDRMRSKGVNVIGPIDHGMCKSIYFAGPDQMTLEVATSEKTLDPAAWIDPAVLAKAGISPDEAARFKAPAAYDGPSPVPQPPYDPAMPHMVYPKEVYERLLATPDEVLTQMASYTAPPVA is encoded by the coding sequence GTGAGCCAGCAACCCAACGGCATTCACCACCTCGCCTTCATGGCCGCGGACATCAAGAAGCACATCGCCTTCTTTTCCGAGGTCATGGGCTGTCCGCTGGTGGCGCTCTTCGACATGCACGGCGTTCCCGGCGGGCTGCACGCCTTCCTGCGCCTGAACGACCACTGCTACTTCTCGATCGTGCAGCTGCCGGCGGTGGCCGACATCCCGATCGAGCTGGGCCGCACGCACGCCGGTTCCGGCGCCCTGCCCAGCGCGGCGGGAACCTTGCAGCACCTGGCCTTCGGCGTGGAGACCGAGGCCGATCTCATCGCCATGCGCGACCGCATGCGCAGCAAGGGCGTCAACGTCATCGGCCCGATCGACCACGGCATGTGCAAGTCGATCTACTTCGCCGGTCCCGACCAGATGACGCTGGAGGTGGCGACCTCGGAGAAGACGCTCGACCCGGCCGCCTGGATCGACCCGGCGGTGCTGGCCAAGGCCGGCATTTCTCCGGACGAGGCTGCCCGCTTCAAGGCGCCGGCGGCCTACGACGGCCCCTCGCCGGTGCCGCAGCCGCCCTACGACCCGGCCATGCCGCACATGGTCTATCCGAAGGAAGTCTATGAGCGCCTGCTGGCCACGCCCGACGAGGTGCTGACCCAGATGGCCTCCTACACCGCCCCGCCGGTCGCCTGA